The following are from one region of the Stanieria cyanosphaera PCC 7437 genome:
- a CDS encoding MFS transporter, protein MDVGAATKLSKQDIRISLKASTYDGIFSAFFGCVTAEILLSNFLLELGANSLEIGMLSAIPMFAHFWQPLGAILAERSLSRRQYNLRIFVPARLLWLLLAMATIGFERGWCRSHRLIELTLVVVFLAHTFGALGIANWTSWMAVLVPRRLRGRYFGLRNSAANLTNLLSVPLLGLLVSRWQVSTVESYGLILTVAVVAGLISVSFQLLMTDVNPQQGTNTIKNDLQTPTFLTVFQDANFLKFLVFNSLWMFAVNSSAPFFNIYLLKDLGLALSWVTFYSSLTAGANVLMLVVWGKLADRIGNRSILIGIGMVVSILPWLWLGIDGEFLSTRFWLPLLYLFTGATVSAIDLCNNNLQMAIAPVHKPSSYFAIAAALGGLSGALGATTGGILAQTAYIGGLPGLFILSSCLRIIALLPLLFVREPRHESFVGFAMLRQVMVSLFLRQRIS, encoded by the coding sequence GCTGCAACAAAGCTTTCTAAACAAGATATCCGCATCAGTCTAAAAGCTTCAACTTATGATGGCATTTTTTCTGCTTTTTTTGGTTGCGTCACTGCTGAAATTTTACTGAGCAATTTTTTATTAGAATTGGGTGCTAACAGCTTAGAGATAGGAATGCTTTCAGCCATCCCGATGTTTGCTCATTTTTGGCAGCCACTTGGAGCAATTTTGGCTGAGCGATCGCTCAGTCGTCGTCAATACAATTTACGTATCTTTGTTCCTGCTAGATTACTGTGGTTGCTTTTAGCTATGGCAACAATCGGCTTTGAAAGAGGTTGGTGTCGCTCGCATCGATTAATAGAGTTGACGTTGGTAGTTGTTTTTCTCGCTCACACTTTTGGTGCTTTAGGAATTGCTAACTGGACTAGTTGGATGGCTGTTTTAGTGCCTCGTCGTTTGCGAGGTCGTTATTTTGGACTTCGTAACAGTGCAGCTAATTTGACTAATTTGTTATCTGTACCATTGTTGGGTTTGTTAGTGTCTCGCTGGCAAGTTAGTACTGTAGAAAGTTATGGGTTAATTTTAACCGTAGCTGTAGTGGCAGGATTAATTAGTGTGAGTTTTCAATTGTTGATGACGGATGTTAATCCACAACAAGGAACTAATACTATTAAGAACGACCTACAAACACCAACATTTTTAACTGTTTTCCAAGACGCTAATTTTCTCAAATTTCTTGTTTTTAACAGCTTATGGATGTTTGCTGTTAACTCCAGCGCACCTTTTTTCAATATCTATCTACTTAAAGATCTAGGTTTGGCTCTTAGTTGGGTTACTTTTTACAGCAGTTTGACGGCAGGAGCAAACGTCTTAATGCTAGTAGTGTGGGGGAAGTTAGCCGATCGCATTGGCAACCGTTCTATTTTAATTGGAATAGGAATGGTAGTCTCTATTTTGCCTTGGTTGTGGTTAGGAATTGACGGCGAGTTCCTCTCGACAAGATTTTGGTTACCTTTGCTCTATCTTTTTACTGGCGCAACTGTCTCAGCGATCGATCTTTGTAACAACAATCTACAAATGGCAATTGCACCTGTTCATAAACCTTCGAGTTATTTTGCGATCGCTGCTGCTCTTGGTGGATTGAGTGGCGCACTAGGTGCTACAACAGGTGGTATTTTAGCTCAGACTGCTTACATTGGCGGTCTACCTGGATTATTTATCCTTTCTTCTTGCTTGCGAATAATCGCGCTCTTACCTTTACTCTTTGTTCGTGAACCAAGACATGAAAGTTTTGTAGGATTTGCTATGTTGAGGCAGGTAATGGTTTCTTTATTCTTACGACAGCGTATCTCCTAG